A single Xiphias gladius isolate SHS-SW01 ecotype Sanya breed wild chromosome 18, ASM1685928v1, whole genome shotgun sequence DNA region contains:
- the ptpdc1b gene encoding protein tyrosine phosphatase domain-containing protein 1 — protein MALHAKTRGGALMEYIRAPRAKYTILGEAIRYVIPGHMQCSIGCGGQDCKYDNPSYWSDDQQAIKGLYSSWVTDRLLAMSRPSTEIIEKYNVIDQFRRNGIKTVINLQIPGEHANCGNPLEPESGFSYRPEVFMENNIYFYNFGWSDYGVANLTTVLDMVKVMSFALQEGRIAVHCHAGLGRTGVLLACFLAYATRMTANQAISYVRAKRPGSIQTRGQLRCVRQFVLFLAPLRSVFSCAEPRSNPVTLSQYLNRQRHMLHGYERRELRHLPKIVQLVSRLLLDIAENQQVILEDILEAPDIHDIEMTQSFIESMGPELYANVPRLPGTPTLPRHFNEPPIFYHRKSLSYSESDLRRWGSQLSLLTKPLGSLSESNVKMSISCSEASLPEWNSDKSDVSHGSTGSLWQIKNVENQKNVSILLKKAKPKTIQRSESVGNNEPTKKVSMLSRWKEEQREELAIKGKKFQEKEEESEVPFITLQSELSLDARRLLAAQALAVDLFLDGEEEHKSKVLAWQAELNQGGAWERLYMEQDPFILTGLMWSWMEQLKEPVISIEDAKALNPDNTDARTVLNTLDQAPRETLTCLLDCMAHMLTIPEEVENAFLNRTIKAFTWMSINSEDGSKVYKSMTPVLRCVLQDIRRMIIEANERAMSPFSLT, from the exons ATGGCACTCCATGCAAAGACAAGAGGTGGAGCTCTGATGGAATACA TCAGAGCTCCCAGGGCGAAGTACACAATATTAGGAGAAGCTATACGTTATGTCATCCCTGGACATATGCAATGCTCAATCGGCTGTGGAGGTCAAGACTGCAAGTATGACAACCCGAGTTATTGGAGTGATGACCAACAGGCTATAAAAGGCCTCTACTCCTCCTG GGTTACTGATCGTCTTCTGGCTATGTCCAGACCCTCAACAGAAATCATTGAGAAATATAATGTTATTGATCAATTCAGAAG GAATGGTATTAAAACAGTGATCAACCTACAGATACCTGGTGAACATGCCAACTGTGGAAACCCTCTGGAGCCAGAGAGTGGCTTCTCATACCGCCCAGAGGTCTTCATGGAAAACAACA TTTATTTCTACAATTTTGGCTGGAGTGACTATGGAGTGGCCAATCTCACCACTGTGCTGGACATGGTGAAGGTCATGTCCTTCGCACTGCAGGAGGGAAGGATAGCAGTTCACTGTCACGCTGGTCTCGGCAGAACAG GTGTGTTGTTAGCATGTTTCTTGGCCTATGCTACAAGGATGACTGCCAACCAGGCCATTTCATACGTACGTGCTAAACGCCCCGGTTCCATCCAGACCCGAGGTCAGCTGCGTTGTGTCAGACAGTTTGTCCTGTTCCTTGCCCCTTTGAGGAGTGTGTTTTCCTGTGCTGAGCCTCGATCCAACCCGGTCACGCTGTCCCAGTACCTGAACCGCCAGAGACACATGCTGCATGGCTATGAGAGGAGGGAGCTAAGGCACCTACCGAAAATTGTCCAGCTAGTGTCAAGACTGCTGTTGGACATTGCAGAGAATCAACAGGTGATCCTGGAGGACATTCTCGAGGCCCCTGATATACATGACATAGAGATGACTCAAAGTTTCATTGAGAGCATGGGTCCCGAATTGTATGCAAATGTGCCCCGCTTACCAGGTACACCCACCTTACCCAGACATTTCAACGAGCCACCCATCTTCTACCACCGCAAAAGTCTGAGCTACAGTGAGTCTGACTTGAGAAGATGGGGATCACAGCTCAGTCTCCTCACAAAACCTCTTGGATCCCTGTCCGAGAGTAATGTTAAAATGTCCATTTCCTGTTCCGAGGCCAGTCTCCCTGAATGGAATAGTGACAAGTCTGACGTCTCACACGGCTCAACAGGCTCACTGTGGCAAATCAAGAAtgttgaaaatcaaaaaaatgtatccattcTGTTGAAGAAAGCGAAGCCGAAAACCATACAACGTAGTGAGTCCGTTGGGAACAATGAACCTACCAAAAAGGTTAGCATGTTGTCCAGATGGAAGGAAGAGCAGAGGGAAGAGTTAGCAATAAAAGGGAAGAAGTTtcaagagaaagaggaggagtcAGAGGTGCCATTCATCACCCTGCAGTCAGAGTTGTCCCTGGATGCCAGGAGGTTATTAGCGGCACAGGCTCTGGCAGTGGACCTTTTTCTTGATGGGGAAGAAGAGCACAAGAGCAAAGTCTTAGCCTGGCAG GCAGAGCTGAACCAAGGCGGTGCGTGGGAAAGGCTGTATATGGAGCAGGATCCCTTCATACTCACTGGGCTCATGTGGTCATGGATGGAGCAGCTTAAAGAGCCAGTCATCTCCATTGAGGATGCCAAAGCCCTGAACCCCGACAACACTGATGCTCGTACTGTCCTCAACACGCTTGACCAG GCTCCCAGAGAAACATTAACATGCTTACTAGATTGTATGGCTCATATGCTGACGATACCAGAAGAGGTTGAAAATGCATTCCTGAATCGTACTATCAAGGCTTTCACCTGG ATGTCGATTAACTCAGAGGATGGGAGCAAAGTTTACAAGTCCATGACTCCAGTCCTAAGGTGTGTTCTTCAGGACATAAGACGTATGATCATCGAAGCAAATGAGAGGGCTATGTCTCCCTTCTCTTTAACATAG
- the fbxw12 gene encoding F-box/WD repeat-containing protein 12 isoform X5 encodes MDPGHPHLIGDCLIHIFTFLSEEDLVTASNVCKDWREAADTPWLWRRLSLQRWSFCNVAVLGKEHGNHSWKSYFLRRLHLEMKMTKGRSGGYTCKSLRGHAGRVVGLVYLRGISAVRPDLWNSSATVCSASTDGTVRAWDVQNGEPLWRSPVQSPLTEIVSDEQRDVVITADSTGLIKTWQGQTGQEVASFSTASPHCTLLQYNINNNWFLTVGTSQGSVCTLADSALTKKSIMMVCDTFKVNILLVSPSKKWITAGTKDNDDLSPKVIYTESLTSPSEGEDPQCQSLPVTGCQAAVFIPTQPARLAIIHHNERSNNKALTVFNVSIKKTKYKSEIQVQQVESFPLTLNTRPSNIHLKAKDSNCLVLAADQVLHVYSLKGNLLASFEEHTMPISSISLDSFRVVTASQDLSLRVLMWKNDRDRGLTLESKYHLLGGSHSMSRGFTHVACDYTSIVASVEGKNGKDVLKAYFFTS; translated from the exons ATGGACCCCGGTCACCCGCACTTGATCGGCGATTGCctcattcatattttcacattctTAAGCGAGGAAGATTTAGTCACTGCCTCAAATGTGTGCAAG GATTGGCGCGAAGCCGCAGACACTCCTTGGTTATGGAG GCGGCTGTCTCTGCAGCGCTGGAGTTTCTGTAATGTCGCCGTGCTGGGGAAAGAACACGGGAATCACTCATGGAAGAGCTACTTCCTGCGACGTCTCCACTTAGAGATGAAGATGACGAAAGGGCGGTCCGGAGGTTACACCTGCAAAAGCCTCCGAGGACACGCAG GCAGGGTGGTGGGGTTGGTGTACCTGCGGGGGATTTCAGCCGTGCGTCCTGACCTCTGGAACAGCAGCGCCACAGTCTGCAGCGCCTCTACTGATGGTACAGTTCGAGCATGGGACGTCCAAAAT GGTGAACCTCTGTGGCGCAGTCCTGTGCAGAGTCCTTTGACAGAGATTGTAAGTGATGAACAGCGTGACGTTGTGATCACAGCAGACTCCACGGGCCTCATTAAGACGTGGCAGGGCCAGACTGGCCAGGAGGTGGCCTCGTTTTCAACTGCATCTCCACACTGCACATTACTCCAGTACAATATCAACAACAATTGGTTTCTCACT gTTGGAACCAGTCAGGGATCTGTGTGTACACTAGCTGATTCAGCTTTGACTAAAAAGTCCATCATGATGGTGTGTGACACCTTTAAAGTCAACATACTCCTGGTTTCACCCAGCAAAAAATGGATCACAGCTGGAACCAAGGACAATGATGATTTAAGTCCAAAg GTGATTTACACCGAGAGTTTGACCTCTCCGTCTGAGGGCGAAGATCCTCAGTGCCAGTCTCTGCCAGTCACTGGGTGCCAGGCTGCTGTCTTCATACCCACCCAGCCTGCCAGACTGGCCATCATCCACCACAATGAGCGCTCCAACAACAAAGCCCTCACTGTCTTCAATGTCAGCATTAAAAAGACTAAGTACAAGTCAGAGATCCAGG TTCAGCAGGTGGAGTCCTTTCCCTTGACACTGAACACCAGGCCCTCAAACATCCATCTAAAGGCCAAAGACAGCAACTGCTTAGTGCTGGCAGCTGACCAGGTGCTACACGTCTACTCTCTGAAAGGAAACCTGCTGGCTAGCTTTGAAGAGCATACTATGCCTATCTCTTCTATAAGTTTG GACAGCTTTCGTGTGGTGACAGCATCTCAGGACCTCTCCTTACGAGTACTGATgtggaaaaatgacagagacCGTGGGTTGACTCTAGAGAGCAAATACCACTTACTGGGAGGCTCTCACTCAATGTCCAG AGGCTTCACTCACGTCGCCTGTGACTACACCAGCATTGTGGCCTCAGTTGAAGGGAAAAATGGGAAAGACGTCTTAAAAGCTTATTTTTTCACCTCCTGA
- the fbxw12 gene encoding F-box/WD repeat-containing protein 12 isoform X4 → MCARIGAKPQTLLGYGGRVVGLVYLRGISAVRPDLWNSSATVCSASTDGTVRAWDVQNGEPLWRSPVQSPLTEIVSDEQRDVVITADSTGLIKTWQGQTGQEVASFSTASPHCTLLQYNINNNWFLTVGTSQGSVCTLADSALTKKSIMMVCDTFKVNILLVSPSKKWITAGTKDNDDLSPKVIYTESLTSPSEGEDPQCQSLPVTGCQAAVFIPTQPARLAIIHHNERSNNKALTVFNVSIKKTKYKSEIQVQQVESFPLTLNTRPSNIHLKAKDSNCLVLAADQVLHVYSLKGNLLASFEEHTMPISSISLDSFRVVTASQDLSLRVLMWKNDRDRGLTLESKYHLLGGSHSMSRGFTHVACDYTSIVASVEGKNGKDVLKAYFFTS, encoded by the exons ATGTGTGCAAG GATTGGCGCGAAGCCGCAGACACTCCTTGGTTATGGAG GCAGGGTGGTGGGGTTGGTGTACCTGCGGGGGATTTCAGCCGTGCGTCCTGACCTCTGGAACAGCAGCGCCACAGTCTGCAGCGCCTCTACTGATGGTACAGTTCGAGCATGGGACGTCCAAAAT GGTGAACCTCTGTGGCGCAGTCCTGTGCAGAGTCCTTTGACAGAGATTGTAAGTGATGAACAGCGTGACGTTGTGATCACAGCAGACTCCACGGGCCTCATTAAGACGTGGCAGGGCCAGACTGGCCAGGAGGTGGCCTCGTTTTCAACTGCATCTCCACACTGCACATTACTCCAGTACAATATCAACAACAATTGGTTTCTCACT gTTGGAACCAGTCAGGGATCTGTGTGTACACTAGCTGATTCAGCTTTGACTAAAAAGTCCATCATGATGGTGTGTGACACCTTTAAAGTCAACATACTCCTGGTTTCACCCAGCAAAAAATGGATCACAGCTGGAACCAAGGACAATGATGATTTAAGTCCAAAg GTGATTTACACCGAGAGTTTGACCTCTCCGTCTGAGGGCGAAGATCCTCAGTGCCAGTCTCTGCCAGTCACTGGGTGCCAGGCTGCTGTCTTCATACCCACCCAGCCTGCCAGACTGGCCATCATCCACCACAATGAGCGCTCCAACAACAAAGCCCTCACTGTCTTCAATGTCAGCATTAAAAAGACTAAGTACAAGTCAGAGATCCAGG TTCAGCAGGTGGAGTCCTTTCCCTTGACACTGAACACCAGGCCCTCAAACATCCATCTAAAGGCCAAAGACAGCAACTGCTTAGTGCTGGCAGCTGACCAGGTGCTACACGTCTACTCTCTGAAAGGAAACCTGCTGGCTAGCTTTGAAGAGCATACTATGCCTATCTCTTCTATAAGTTTG GACAGCTTTCGTGTGGTGACAGCATCTCAGGACCTCTCCTTACGAGTACTGATgtggaaaaatgacagagacCGTGGGTTGACTCTAGAGAGCAAATACCACTTACTGGGAGGCTCTCACTCAATGTCCAG AGGCTTCACTCACGTCGCCTGTGACTACACCAGCATTGTGGCCTCAGTTGAAGGGAAAAATGGGAAAGACGTCTTAAAAGCTTATTTTTTCACCTCCTGA
- the fbxw12 gene encoding F-box/WD repeat-containing protein 12 isoform X1 gives MCARRLSLQRWSFCNVAVLGKEHGNHSWKSYFLRRLHLEMKMTKGRSGGYTCKSLRGHAGRVVGLVYLRGISAVRPDLWNSSATVCSASTDGTVRAWDVQNGEPLWRSPVQSPLTEIVSDEQRDVVITADSTGLIKTWQGQTGQEVASFSTASPHCTLLQYNINNNWFLTVGTSQGSVCTLADSALTKKSIMMVCDTFKVNILLVSPSKKWITAGTKDNDDLSPKVIYTESLTSPSEGEDPQCQSLPVTGCQAAVFIPTQPARLAIIHHNERSNNKALTVFNVSIKKTKYKSEIQVQQVESFPLTLNTRPSNIHLKAKDSNCLVLAADQVLHVYSLKGNLLASFEEHTMPISSISLDSFRVVTASQDLSLRVLMWKNDRDRGLTLESKYHLLGGSHSMSRGFTHVACDYTSIVASVEGKNGKDVLKAYFFTS, from the exons ATGTGTGCAAG GCGGCTGTCTCTGCAGCGCTGGAGTTTCTGTAATGTCGCCGTGCTGGGGAAAGAACACGGGAATCACTCATGGAAGAGCTACTTCCTGCGACGTCTCCACTTAGAGATGAAGATGACGAAAGGGCGGTCCGGAGGTTACACCTGCAAAAGCCTCCGAGGACACGCAG GCAGGGTGGTGGGGTTGGTGTACCTGCGGGGGATTTCAGCCGTGCGTCCTGACCTCTGGAACAGCAGCGCCACAGTCTGCAGCGCCTCTACTGATGGTACAGTTCGAGCATGGGACGTCCAAAAT GGTGAACCTCTGTGGCGCAGTCCTGTGCAGAGTCCTTTGACAGAGATTGTAAGTGATGAACAGCGTGACGTTGTGATCACAGCAGACTCCACGGGCCTCATTAAGACGTGGCAGGGCCAGACTGGCCAGGAGGTGGCCTCGTTTTCAACTGCATCTCCACACTGCACATTACTCCAGTACAATATCAACAACAATTGGTTTCTCACT gTTGGAACCAGTCAGGGATCTGTGTGTACACTAGCTGATTCAGCTTTGACTAAAAAGTCCATCATGATGGTGTGTGACACCTTTAAAGTCAACATACTCCTGGTTTCACCCAGCAAAAAATGGATCACAGCTGGAACCAAGGACAATGATGATTTAAGTCCAAAg GTGATTTACACCGAGAGTTTGACCTCTCCGTCTGAGGGCGAAGATCCTCAGTGCCAGTCTCTGCCAGTCACTGGGTGCCAGGCTGCTGTCTTCATACCCACCCAGCCTGCCAGACTGGCCATCATCCACCACAATGAGCGCTCCAACAACAAAGCCCTCACTGTCTTCAATGTCAGCATTAAAAAGACTAAGTACAAGTCAGAGATCCAGG TTCAGCAGGTGGAGTCCTTTCCCTTGACACTGAACACCAGGCCCTCAAACATCCATCTAAAGGCCAAAGACAGCAACTGCTTAGTGCTGGCAGCTGACCAGGTGCTACACGTCTACTCTCTGAAAGGAAACCTGCTGGCTAGCTTTGAAGAGCATACTATGCCTATCTCTTCTATAAGTTTG GACAGCTTTCGTGTGGTGACAGCATCTCAGGACCTCTCCTTACGAGTACTGATgtggaaaaatgacagagacCGTGGGTTGACTCTAGAGAGCAAATACCACTTACTGGGAGGCTCTCACTCAATGTCCAG AGGCTTCACTCACGTCGCCTGTGACTACACCAGCATTGTGGCCTCAGTTGAAGGGAAAAATGGGAAAGACGTCTTAAAAGCTTATTTTTTCACCTCCTGA
- the fbxw12 gene encoding F-box/WD repeat-containing protein 12 isoform X2: MCARIGAKPQTLLGYGGGCLCSAGVSVMSHPGIPLLHDSIVFLIPSLHLDMCIVHQAGWWGWCTCGGFQPCVLTSGTAAPQSAAPLLMGEPLWRSPVQSPLTEIVSDEQRDVVITADSTGLIKTWQGQTGQEVASFSTASPHCTLLQYNINNNWFLTVGTSQGSVCTLADSALTKKSIMMVCDTFKVNILLVSPSKKWITAGTKDNDDLSPKVIYTESLTSPSEGEDPQCQSLPVTGCQAAVFIPTQPARLAIIHHNERSNNKALTVFNVSIKKTKYKSEIQVQQVESFPLTLNTRPSNIHLKAKDSNCLVLAADQVLHVYSLKGNLLASFEEHTMPISSISLDSFRVVTASQDLSLRVLMWKNDRDRGLTLESKYHLLGGSHSMSRGFTHVACDYTSIVASVEGKNGKDVLKAYFFTS; encoded by the exons ATGTGTGCAAG GATTGGCGCGAAGCCGCAGACACTCCTTGGTTATGGAG GCGGCTGTCTCTGCAGCGCTGGAGTTTCTGTAATG tcacaccccGGAATCCCCCTTTTGCATGACTCCATCGTGTTTCTCATCCCGTCTTTACATCTTGACATGTGCATTGTCCATCAGGCAGGGTGGTGGGGTTGGTGTACCTGCGGGGGATTTCAGCCGTGCGTCCTGACCTCTGGAACAGCAGCGCCACAGTCTGCAGCGCCTCTACTGATG GGTGAACCTCTGTGGCGCAGTCCTGTGCAGAGTCCTTTGACAGAGATTGTAAGTGATGAACAGCGTGACGTTGTGATCACAGCAGACTCCACGGGCCTCATTAAGACGTGGCAGGGCCAGACTGGCCAGGAGGTGGCCTCGTTTTCAACTGCATCTCCACACTGCACATTACTCCAGTACAATATCAACAACAATTGGTTTCTCACT gTTGGAACCAGTCAGGGATCTGTGTGTACACTAGCTGATTCAGCTTTGACTAAAAAGTCCATCATGATGGTGTGTGACACCTTTAAAGTCAACATACTCCTGGTTTCACCCAGCAAAAAATGGATCACAGCTGGAACCAAGGACAATGATGATTTAAGTCCAAAg GTGATTTACACCGAGAGTTTGACCTCTCCGTCTGAGGGCGAAGATCCTCAGTGCCAGTCTCTGCCAGTCACTGGGTGCCAGGCTGCTGTCTTCATACCCACCCAGCCTGCCAGACTGGCCATCATCCACCACAATGAGCGCTCCAACAACAAAGCCCTCACTGTCTTCAATGTCAGCATTAAAAAGACTAAGTACAAGTCAGAGATCCAGG TTCAGCAGGTGGAGTCCTTTCCCTTGACACTGAACACCAGGCCCTCAAACATCCATCTAAAGGCCAAAGACAGCAACTGCTTAGTGCTGGCAGCTGACCAGGTGCTACACGTCTACTCTCTGAAAGGAAACCTGCTGGCTAGCTTTGAAGAGCATACTATGCCTATCTCTTCTATAAGTTTG GACAGCTTTCGTGTGGTGACAGCATCTCAGGACCTCTCCTTACGAGTACTGATgtggaaaaatgacagagacCGTGGGTTGACTCTAGAGAGCAAATACCACTTACTGGGAGGCTCTCACTCAATGTCCAG AGGCTTCACTCACGTCGCCTGTGACTACACCAGCATTGTGGCCTCAGTTGAAGGGAAAAATGGGAAAGACGTCTTAAAAGCTTATTTTTTCACCTCCTGA
- the fbxw12 gene encoding F-box/WD repeat-containing protein 12 isoform X3 encodes MDPGHPHLIGDCLIHIFTFLSEEDLVTASNVCKDWREAADTPWLWRRLSLQRWSFCNVAVLGKEHGNHSWKSYFLRRLHLEMKMTKGRSGGYTCKSLRGHAGRVVGLVYLRGISAVRPDLWNSSATVCSASTDGTVRAWDVQNGEPLWRSPVQSPLTEIVSDEQRDVVITADSTGLIKTWQGQTGQEVASFSTASPHCTLLQYNINNNWFLTVGTSQGSVCTLADSALTKKSIMMVCDTFKVNILLVSPSKKWITAGTKDNDDLSPKVIYTESLTSPSEGEDPQCQSLPVTGCQAAVFIPTQPARLAIIHHNERSNNKALTVFNVSIKKTKYKSEIQVQQVESFPLTLNTRPSNIHLKAKDSNCLVLAADQVLHVYSLKGNLLASFEEHTMPISSISLRLHSRRL; translated from the exons ATGGACCCCGGTCACCCGCACTTGATCGGCGATTGCctcattcatattttcacattctTAAGCGAGGAAGATTTAGTCACTGCCTCAAATGTGTGCAAG GATTGGCGCGAAGCCGCAGACACTCCTTGGTTATGGAG GCGGCTGTCTCTGCAGCGCTGGAGTTTCTGTAATGTCGCCGTGCTGGGGAAAGAACACGGGAATCACTCATGGAAGAGCTACTTCCTGCGACGTCTCCACTTAGAGATGAAGATGACGAAAGGGCGGTCCGGAGGTTACACCTGCAAAAGCCTCCGAGGACACGCAG GCAGGGTGGTGGGGTTGGTGTACCTGCGGGGGATTTCAGCCGTGCGTCCTGACCTCTGGAACAGCAGCGCCACAGTCTGCAGCGCCTCTACTGATGGTACAGTTCGAGCATGGGACGTCCAAAAT GGTGAACCTCTGTGGCGCAGTCCTGTGCAGAGTCCTTTGACAGAGATTGTAAGTGATGAACAGCGTGACGTTGTGATCACAGCAGACTCCACGGGCCTCATTAAGACGTGGCAGGGCCAGACTGGCCAGGAGGTGGCCTCGTTTTCAACTGCATCTCCACACTGCACATTACTCCAGTACAATATCAACAACAATTGGTTTCTCACT gTTGGAACCAGTCAGGGATCTGTGTGTACACTAGCTGATTCAGCTTTGACTAAAAAGTCCATCATGATGGTGTGTGACACCTTTAAAGTCAACATACTCCTGGTTTCACCCAGCAAAAAATGGATCACAGCTGGAACCAAGGACAATGATGATTTAAGTCCAAAg GTGATTTACACCGAGAGTTTGACCTCTCCGTCTGAGGGCGAAGATCCTCAGTGCCAGTCTCTGCCAGTCACTGGGTGCCAGGCTGCTGTCTTCATACCCACCCAGCCTGCCAGACTGGCCATCATCCACCACAATGAGCGCTCCAACAACAAAGCCCTCACTGTCTTCAATGTCAGCATTAAAAAGACTAAGTACAAGTCAGAGATCCAGG TTCAGCAGGTGGAGTCCTTTCCCTTGACACTGAACACCAGGCCCTCAAACATCCATCTAAAGGCCAAAGACAGCAACTGCTTAGTGCTGGCAGCTGACCAGGTGCTACACGTCTACTCTCTGAAAGGAAACCTGCTGGCTAGCTTTGAAGAGCATACTATGCCTATCTCTTCTATAAGTTTG AGGCTTCACTCACGTCGCCTGTGA
- the LOC120803312 gene encoding protein Wnt-7a produces MTRGPSERGPSKGSPDDTLAGNFGFSSVVALGASIICNKIPGLAPRQRIICQSRPDAIIVIGEGAQMGINECQFQFKNGRWNCSALGERTVFGKELKVGSKEAAFTYAIIAAGVAHAITAACTQGNLSDCSCDKEKQGFYSKDQGWKWGGCSADISYGLGFSKVFIDAREVKQNARTLMNLHNNEVGRKILEKNMRLECKCHGVSGSCTTKTCWTTLPKFRELGYILKEKYAHAVHVEPVKASRNKRPKFLKIKKPYSYRKPMDTDLVYIDKSPNYCEADAVTGSLGTQGRVCNKTMMQHISGCDLMCCGRGYNTHQYSRVWQCNCKFLWCCYVKCNTCSERTEVYTCK; encoded by the exons ATGACAAGAGGGCCCAGTGAAAGGGGGCCAAGTAAAGGGAGTCCGGATGATACCCTAGCCGGCAACTT TGGCTTCTCGTCGGTGGTGGCCCTAGGTGCGAGCATAATCTGTAACAAGATCCCCGGTCTGGCCCCCAGACAACGGATTATCTGCCAGAGTCGCCCCGATGCGATTATCGTCATCGGAGAGGGAGCCCAAATGGGCATCAACGAGTGTCAGTTTCAGTTCAAAAACGGGCGCTGGAACTGCTCTGCGCTTGGAGAGAGGACAGTCTTCGGAAAAGAGTTGAAAGTGG GTAGCAAAGAGGCTGCATTCACCTACGCCATCATTGCGGCAGGAGTGGCCCATGCCATTACTGCCGCCTGTACACAGGGCAACCTGAGTGACTGTAGCTGCGACAAGGAGAAGCAGGGTTTCTACAGTAAAGACCAAGGCTGGAAGTGGGGAGGCTGCTCGGCAGACATCAGCTACGGCTTAGGCTTTTCAAAAGTATTTATCGATGCTCGGGAGGTCAAACAGAATGCAAGGACACTCATGAACCTCCATAATAATGAGGTCGGACGCAAG ATCCTGGAGAAGAACATGCGACTAGAATGCAAGTGTCATGGTGTCTCAGGCTCCTGCACCACCAAAACCTGCTGGACTACACTTCCCAAGTTCCGCGAGCTTGGCTACATTCTCAAGGAGAAGTATGCCCATGCGGTGCATGTGGAACCAGTGAAAGCCAGCCGCAACAAGCGCCCTAAATTCCTCAAGATCAAGAAGCCTTACTCTTACCGGAAGCCCATGGATACAGACCTGGTGTACATAGACAAGTCGCCTAACTACTGTGAGGCAGACGCTGTTACAGGGAGCTTGGGGACACAGGGCAGGGTGTGTAACAAGACTATGATGCAGCACATCAGCGGCTGTGACTTGATGTGCTGCGGTCGGGGATACAACACACACCAGTACTCCCGCGTCTGGCAGTGCAACTGCAAGTTCCTGTGGTGCTGCTACGTTAAATGCAACACCTGCAGCGAGAGGACAGAGGTGTACACATGCAAATGA